Proteins from a genomic interval of Fervidobacterium gondwanense DSM 13020:
- a CDS encoding rhomboid family intramembrane serine protease codes for MRFLDNLHFKRQAYLYLILIDSLILLAFYVFRTFVNGSDIAYLLFGAQYGPLISQGQWYRIVTAMFMHGGFLHLAFNMYALYILGNYAEGIYGTYRFLAYFFITGIVGNVATQFFYYDSLSVGASGGIFGLVGALFGAGFRKDTPFFLKSITGSALLPMIVLNVVLGFIPGSGINNAAHIGGLLSGMLLGYTIPVYYSYRAEKVWRAIAIGLILVIVLSYFWLFKDLMF; via the coding sequence ATGCGTTTTTTGGATAATTTGCATTTTAAAAGACAAGCGTATCTTTACTTGATATTGATAGATTCGCTAATTCTTCTTGCATTTTATGTCTTTAGGACTTTTGTTAACGGTAGCGATATAGCATATCTGTTGTTCGGTGCCCAATACGGTCCGCTTATAAGCCAGGGGCAGTGGTACAGAATAGTAACCGCCATGTTCATGCATGGTGGTTTTTTACATTTAGCATTCAACATGTACGCTCTGTACATCCTCGGAAACTACGCAGAGGGTATATATGGAACTTACAGGTTCTTGGCGTATTTTTTTATCACGGGAATTGTAGGAAACGTAGCAACTCAATTTTTCTACTACGATTCGTTGTCCGTTGGAGCGAGCGGAGGTATCTTTGGTTTAGTTGGGGCGCTCTTCGGTGCTGGTTTCAGAAAAGACACACCGTTCTTCTTGAAATCCATAACGGGCAGTGCCCTGCTTCCGATGATTGTACTTAACGTTGTCCTTGGCTTTATACCCGGTTCCGGCATAAACAACGCGGCACACATAGGCGGACTGCTGAGCGGTATGCTACTTGGTTATACTATTCCTGTTTATTATTCGTACAGAGCAGAGAAAGTGTGGAGAGCGATAGCTATCGGGTTGATTCTCGTCATAGTTCTGAGCTATTT
- a CDS encoding YbaB/EbfC family nucleoid-associated protein, producing MKKLKSFGGRNLGGGGSSQGIPKNFAELQRLQMKMEEELKALEESFQQEEVQVEVGGALKIIATCDRKIKELVYEKDLLEDLDMFNDMLKTAMNEIWEKVEAVREEKTNAVIAKYNPLG from the coding sequence ATGAAAAAGCTTAAAAGTTTTGGTGGAAGAAACCTTGGTGGCGGAGGTTCATCACAGGGTATACCAAAGAATTTTGCCGAACTCCAGAGACTGCAAATGAAGATGGAAGAAGAACTCAAAGCGCTTGAAGAATCATTCCAGCAAGAAGAGGTACAAGTTGAAGTTGGTGGAGCTTTGAAGATAATCGCAACCTGTGACAGGAAGATTAAAGAGTTAGTGTACGAAAAAGATCTGCTTGAGGATCTTGATATGTTCAACGACATGCTGAAAACTGCGATGAACGAAATATGGGAAAAGGTGGAAGCTGTTAGGGAAGAAAAGACGAATGCGGTCATTGCAAAGTATAATCCACTTGGTTAA
- a CDS encoding FAD:protein FMN transferase has product MILNRIVVYSVIVIFLVVMAIYLLFFSGKTGQYNDYEDYIFGTYIKIKIASKVNTNTVAKAIFNEMKRLEQKYDPYNESSVLYKLNNSEDWVEVDDETLSIIDTSLKLARYTEGAFDPSIGRLIKLWGFDKFTQNQSTNQFKVPTATEIAEAASQSGYQKIAIDYLNKKIKTNGVWIDLGGLLKGYALKRAYQIAKEFDKNCHGFIEAGGQIMILGPKYNKANWVIGIRDPRGQPGENIAIVYMKEGSIATSGDYERFFIIDNVRYHHIIDPKTGYPANKAVSATIISEDPVIADAFSTAAFVLGKDNWLFTRTVFTKYGAEVMIVTPKKEQLRSDRFYIYEVADR; this is encoded by the coding sequence ATGATTTTGAACCGTATCGTAGTTTACTCAGTCATTGTGATATTCCTCGTTGTAATGGCAATATACCTTCTTTTTTTCTCAGGCAAAACGGGGCAATACAACGACTACGAGGACTACATATTTGGAACTTATATCAAGATAAAAATTGCGTCGAAAGTTAACACAAATACTGTCGCAAAGGCGATTTTCAACGAGATGAAAAGGCTTGAGCAGAAATATGACCCGTATAATGAGTCAAGTGTGCTTTATAAGTTAAACAACTCGGAAGACTGGGTCGAAGTTGACGACGAGACATTATCAATTATAGATACCTCTCTCAAACTTGCGCGGTACACAGAAGGTGCTTTTGATCCTTCAATCGGAAGGCTCATAAAACTCTGGGGATTTGATAAATTCACGCAGAATCAGTCAACAAATCAGTTCAAGGTACCAACGGCAACCGAGATAGCCGAAGCTGCCTCGCAGTCCGGTTACCAGAAAATTGCGATTGATTACTTAAATAAAAAGATAAAGACGAACGGAGTATGGATAGACCTCGGTGGTTTATTGAAAGGATACGCATTGAAAAGAGCGTACCAGATAGCGAAAGAATTCGATAAAAATTGCCACGGGTTTATCGAAGCTGGCGGACAGATTATGATACTCGGACCGAAATACAACAAAGCCAACTGGGTGATAGGAATAAGAGACCCAAGAGGTCAACCGGGAGAAAACATTGCTATCGTTTACATGAAAGAAGGTTCGATTGCGACAAGTGGTGATTATGAAAGATTTTTCATAATCGACAACGTTAGGTACCACCACATAATTGACCCGAAGACTGGATACCCGGCAAATAAAGCAGTAAGCGCAACAATAATAAGTGAAGATCCAGTCATTGCGGATGCGTTCTCAACAGCTGCTTTTGTACTTGGGAAGGACAATTGGCTTTTCACAAGGACGGTCTTTACAAAGTATGGTGCGGAAGTTATGATCGTAACGCCTAAGAAAGAACAACTGAGGTCCGACAGATTTTACATATACGAGGTCGCCGATAGATAA
- the amrS gene encoding AmmeMemoRadiSam system radical SAM enzyme has product MKREAMFYEQIGDGKVRCLLCPHNCVIDNGRTGVCKARRNENGKLFSLNYREVTSIALDPIEKKPLFHFYPGSTIISVGTWGCNFKCEFCQNWEISQQRPYYVKELLPEELLDIALEYKHEGNIGIAYTYSEPIVWYEFVYETSKLAKEKDLKNVLVTNGYINEEPLKTLLPFIDAMNIDLKAFNNNFYRKVCGGNYEQVLKTIETGVFNNVHVEVTTLVIPDGNDSLNELEEEFKALAKISPDIPLHLSRYHPAYKYTKPPTNVETLREIYLLAKRYLNYVYLGNVWNEEYESTYCPKCGSLVIIRRGYDVRILNLNKEGRCKACNNQILRRL; this is encoded by the coding sequence ATGAAACGTGAAGCCATGTTTTACGAGCAAATCGGTGATGGGAAGGTAAGATGCTTGTTATGCCCGCACAACTGTGTCATCGATAATGGGCGCACTGGTGTTTGCAAAGCGAGGAGAAACGAAAACGGTAAACTTTTTTCGCTTAATTATAGAGAAGTCACATCTATAGCGCTGGATCCCATCGAAAAAAAGCCACTTTTTCACTTCTACCCCGGGAGCACGATAATCTCCGTCGGCACTTGGGGTTGCAATTTTAAGTGCGAATTTTGCCAGAATTGGGAAATTTCACAACAAAGGCCCTACTATGTGAAAGAATTATTACCTGAAGAACTTCTCGATATAGCCCTTGAATATAAACACGAAGGAAACATAGGAATAGCTTATACTTACAGTGAACCAATTGTCTGGTACGAGTTCGTATATGAAACGTCTAAACTTGCAAAAGAGAAGGACCTTAAGAACGTGCTGGTGACTAATGGATATATCAACGAAGAGCCGTTGAAAACACTCTTACCTTTTATCGACGCCATGAATATTGATTTAAAAGCGTTCAACAACAATTTCTACCGCAAAGTCTGCGGTGGCAATTACGAACAAGTCTTGAAAACTATCGAAACGGGGGTATTTAACAATGTCCATGTGGAAGTAACAACCCTCGTCATACCTGATGGTAACGACAGTCTTAATGAACTCGAAGAAGAGTTCAAGGCTCTTGCGAAAATTTCACCTGACATACCTCTTCATCTTTCCAGATATCATCCTGCTTACAAATACACAAAACCACCGACTAATGTGGAAACACTTAGAGAAATATATCTACTTGCGAAGAGGTATCTCAACTATGTTTATCTTGGGAACGTATGGAACGAAGAATATGAGAGTACGTACTGTCCAAAATGCGGAAGTCTTGTTATAATTAGAAGAGGATACGATGTAAGAATATTGAACCTTAATAAGGAAGGACGGTGCAAAGCGTGCAACAACCAGATCCTAAGGAGATTATGA
- a CDS encoding DNA polymerase III subunit alpha → MFKWCTDNNIDTVVLSDTTLCGVVKFLHGAKKHNLNGIVGLRIGEKTYIAKNTDELYRLFRLYSNGQLGSIGTEFDYIESSPAYFLPGQRDYFLALTDYLGKTPNFVEELKDINYTKLGFVRYELVSNQRLYRSKNDLLLEILAEEKEHPERLKKEIEVIKKFSFENYFHTVKKIVDVASKNDIEIGPGRGSVVGSLLAYRLGITKINPVEFGLLFERFLNEGRRDYPDIDIDVEDQQRGRLLELLRKEFGYVYNISAFSNIPEKHLKEFGKLSQYLSDIPVQRTTHAAGVIISTQEINAPRVPKTNTLEWDMKDLESLGYIKFDILGLKTLSVLKELMKEVFPQYSSNEMYKSVKNLEMTDEGKKVFKYIFTGFSDNVFQLDSYIGKGVLRDIKPSTLNELALTISLNRPGPLKAGIVREIKQMKSKNKSKYDIDILSETFGIPIYQEQVMKIAMDLVGLTSSQADELRKAIAKKDISGIKETYKLLEKRLGEEYGNDGTEIARTILALGEYAFNKSHAVAYAHITFLMAYFKTNFPKLFYDVYLKYDTSVLQTAVYNLQSLGYTVLPPSVPIVPDSKANSEKKENIYTLPLYIVPGISYEKSLQILNYQFKNFEDFVESSGLSLSTIEALLKIGSFDNIFDSRRKAIQKLRTLRDGINPEVKKIGSKLFGKVIPKDETKTEAEWERTQMEYEVIGVSLTPPTTVKNLLAPYSLAYSLDLNFGIHIGVKAGFGTDGKSVFKSNMPDGEYTLIYPYTYEIGKKKVDYILEEEPLKSEVSKSQNKENYERILFSGKSIPNARPIKNYFTTKFREE, encoded by the coding sequence TTGTTTAAATGGTGCACTGATAATAATATTGATACAGTGGTGCTCTCGGATACGACACTGTGTGGTGTTGTAAAATTTCTTCACGGAGCAAAGAAACACAACTTAAACGGAATCGTTGGACTTCGAATTGGGGAAAAGACGTATATTGCAAAGAATACAGATGAACTGTACAGATTATTCAGGCTATACAGTAATGGCCAACTAGGCTCTATCGGAACTGAGTTTGATTATATAGAATCGTCACCTGCTTATTTTTTGCCAGGTCAACGTGATTATTTCTTGGCTCTTACAGATTACCTTGGAAAAACACCAAATTTTGTAGAAGAGCTCAAGGATATAAATTACACAAAGCTTGGTTTTGTCCGGTATGAGCTCGTGAGCAATCAAAGACTTTACAGGAGCAAAAATGATTTGCTCTTGGAAATTTTAGCCGAAGAAAAAGAACATCCAGAACGTCTCAAGAAAGAAATAGAAGTTATTAAAAAATTCAGTTTTGAAAATTACTTTCATACTGTGAAGAAAATTGTCGATGTTGCGAGTAAAAATGACATAGAGATTGGTCCGGGAAGGGGAAGCGTTGTAGGAAGCTTGTTGGCATACAGATTGGGAATCACGAAGATCAATCCCGTTGAATTTGGATTGCTCTTTGAGAGATTTCTCAATGAAGGCAGAAGAGATTATCCGGATATCGACATAGACGTTGAAGATCAACAAAGAGGAAGACTTTTAGAGCTTCTTAGAAAAGAATTCGGATATGTGTACAACATAAGCGCTTTTTCAAATATACCAGAAAAACATCTCAAAGAGTTTGGAAAGCTGAGCCAATATCTATCTGATATCCCAGTGCAAAGAACAACACACGCAGCCGGAGTTATAATATCTACTCAAGAAATAAACGCACCTCGCGTTCCAAAAACTAACACATTAGAATGGGATATGAAAGATTTAGAAAGCCTTGGGTATATTAAGTTCGATATCTTAGGTCTCAAGACGCTAAGTGTATTGAAAGAACTCATGAAAGAAGTATTTCCGCAATACTCATCTAATGAGATGTATAAGAGTGTTAAGAACCTGGAAATGACGGACGAAGGAAAAAAGGTCTTCAAGTACATATTTACAGGGTTCAGCGACAATGTCTTTCAACTCGATAGCTATATAGGCAAAGGTGTCCTGCGCGACATCAAACCGAGTACACTGAACGAGCTTGCACTTACTATATCGCTGAACAGGCCAGGACCGCTCAAAGCCGGCATAGTACGAGAAATAAAGCAGATGAAAAGCAAGAACAAATCGAAATACGATATCGACATATTATCTGAGACGTTTGGAATACCAATATACCAAGAGCAGGTTATGAAAATCGCTATGGACTTGGTTGGGCTAACGAGTAGCCAGGCGGACGAGCTGAGAAAGGCTATAGCGAAGAAGGATATATCTGGCATAAAAGAAACGTACAAGCTCTTAGAAAAGCGTTTAGGTGAAGAGTACGGAAACGACGGTACAGAAATCGCACGAACGATACTTGCACTTGGCGAATATGCATTCAATAAATCGCACGCTGTTGCGTATGCCCATATTACTTTCTTAATGGCTTATTTCAAAACCAACTTTCCGAAACTTTTCTACGATGTGTATTTAAAATACGATACCTCTGTTCTTCAAACTGCTGTTTACAATTTACAATCGTTAGGTTACACCGTTTTACCACCATCTGTACCTATTGTTCCTGATAGTAAAGCAAACAGCGAGAAGAAAGAAAATATTTATACTCTGCCACTTTATATTGTTCCTGGAATATCTTATGAAAAATCACTCCAAATATTAAACTATCAATTTAAGAATTTCGAAGATTTTGTCGAAAGCTCCGGACTATCGCTCTCAACCATTGAAGCTCTCTTAAAGATAGGAAGTTTTGATAATATCTTTGATAGCAGAAGGAAGGCTATTCAAAAGCTCAGAACTTTGAGAGATGGAATAAACCCAGAAGTAAAGAAGATTGGTAGTAAGTTATTTGGAAAAGTCATCCCAAAAGATGAGACAAAAACAGAGGCGGAATGGGAAAGAACGCAGATGGAGTATGAAGTAATTGGAGTCAGCCTAACACCACCGACAACAGTTAAGAACCTACTCGCGCCGTATTCTTTGGCGTATTCTCTTGACCTCAACTTTGGTATACACATAGGCGTGAAAGCGGGATTTGGGACTGACGGGAAAAGTGTCTTCAAATCCAATATGCCAGATGGCGAGTATACATTAATCTATCCATATACATATGAGATTGGCAAGAAAAAAGTTGACTACATATTGGAAGAAGAACCGCTGAAAAGCGAGGTTTCAAAATCGCAGAACAAAGAGAACTATGAGAGAATACTCTTCAGTGGAAAATCTATACCGAACGCAAGACCGATAAAAAATTACTTTACTACAAAGTTCAGGGAAGAATAG
- the rpe gene encoding ribulose-phosphate 3-epimerase, with amino-acid sequence MAIISASILAADLAHLKDEVERVKDHIDEIHLDVMDGHFVPNLTFGYPMIEGLRKFTNMPIDAHLMVTNPDFHIKLFIEKGATRVTIHQETCYHLHRSVEFIKSLGAEAFVAINPATPLSTLEEILPYVDGILIMTVNPGFSGQKFIPSMWRKIKKLSEIRKDNDYKLKIAVDGGVGNENALELVKSGVDILVMGYGVFRNPNLPELRKLLSKNE; translated from the coding sequence ATGGCGATCATAAGTGCATCGATTTTAGCCGCAGATTTGGCACACTTGAAGGACGAAGTTGAAAGAGTTAAGGACCACATCGACGAAATACATCTCGATGTTATGGACGGTCACTTTGTTCCGAATTTGACGTTTGGTTACCCAATGATTGAGGGACTAAGGAAATTCACAAACATGCCAATTGATGCTCATCTTATGGTCACTAACCCAGATTTTCACATAAAGCTTTTTATAGAGAAAGGCGCGACGAGAGTCACTATTCACCAAGAGACTTGCTATCATTTGCACCGAAGTGTCGAGTTCATAAAGTCGCTCGGTGCTGAGGCTTTTGTTGCAATCAATCCTGCAACACCACTAAGCACGCTTGAAGAAATTCTTCCGTACGTCGACGGTATACTCATCATGACTGTAAACCCAGGCTTTTCTGGTCAAAAATTCATACCGAGTATGTGGAGAAAAATAAAAAAGCTTTCGGAAATTAGGAAAGACAATGATTACAAATTAAAGATAGCGGTTGATGGCGGTGTTGGAAACGAAAACGCCCTTGAGTTAGTCAAAAGTGGTGTAGACATCTTAGTGATGGGGTATGGTGTTTTCAGAAACCCGAATCTTCCAGAATTAAGAAAACTTTTGTCTAAAAACGAATAG
- a CDS encoding PhoH family protein, which yields MIEVLGQYDNKARYLRRRYNVEISVVDNEIRVKGEDEKSLDIVEKILKEVINITRDGHLLDWTEFEYIVEENEKIENPREVYKKSVGKVKAKTEGQKKYLDAIEKNDVVFAIGPAGTGKTYLASAVAVDYLKSGKVQRIVLTRPAVEAGERLGFLPGDLTEKVDPYLRPLYDALIDMLGIEKFISLREKNIIEIAPLAYMRGRTLNNAFIILDEAQNTTYEQMKMFLTRMGFGSKVIVTGDITQIDIEERSGLVVAQEILKGIDGIEFVYLTDADVVRHPLVKKIIRAYDEFEREEKSERSDRARR from the coding sequence ATGATCGAAGTACTTGGACAATACGACAACAAGGCGCGTTATCTGAGAAGAAGGTACAATGTGGAAATATCAGTAGTCGACAACGAAATCAGAGTGAAGGGCGAGGATGAGAAGTCACTTGATATAGTTGAAAAGATACTAAAAGAAGTGATAAATATAACAAGAGATGGGCATCTTTTGGATTGGACAGAGTTCGAATATATCGTTGAAGAGAACGAGAAGATAGAGAACCCAAGAGAAGTTTACAAAAAGTCAGTTGGCAAGGTCAAGGCTAAGACGGAAGGACAAAAGAAGTACCTCGACGCTATAGAAAAGAACGACGTCGTATTTGCAATAGGACCTGCTGGGACTGGAAAGACTTATTTGGCTTCGGCTGTTGCTGTCGATTATCTCAAATCGGGCAAAGTACAGCGGATAGTTCTTACCAGACCAGCAGTGGAAGCTGGCGAGAGGTTAGGCTTTCTGCCAGGTGACTTGACTGAAAAGGTAGATCCTTACCTTAGACCGCTTTACGATGCTCTTATCGATATGCTCGGTATTGAGAAATTCATATCTTTGCGGGAAAAGAATATAATCGAAATCGCTCCATTAGCTTACATGCGTGGAAGAACTTTGAATAACGCATTTATAATACTTGATGAGGCGCAGAACACAACATACGAACAGATGAAGATGTTCTTAACGCGTATGGGGTTCGGTTCGAAGGTAATTGTTACGGGAGATATCACTCAGATAGATATTGAAGAAAGATCCGGACTTGTGGTGGCACAGGAAATACTCAAGGGAATAGATGGTATTGAATTTGTGTACCTTACAGATGCAGATGTAGTAAGGCATCCTTTGGTTAAAAAGATCATTCGGGCTTACGACGAATTTGAAAGAGAAGAGAAATCAGAAAGGTCTGATAGAGCAAGAAGATAA
- a CDS encoding HDIG domain-containing metalloprotein, giving the protein MKEQKLHKTEVLLSESFMYDGVIIALLISVANNIYDLSLLDLANEFILILIIWYGIIEHFIRNSNVINLDVRYRLLFYTTLLGGATLNTFVYKSYGISYIPILIAPMLITLLIDYEFGASAGLILSLSTAFHHHDFFMFLHFFPQVFISNLMLKNIKNRIQVVKAGFVAGVVSLIMILFQEPVRHFYFSLQDYLILFLNPLFSSFAVLGLLPYIEVATRVYSNIGLLEIATINHPLLKSLSLHAPGTYQHSMRVAEFAEHAAESIGANAVLVRTCAMYHDIGKIRNPEYFAENLKSLENNPHNTLKPEVSKSIIMKHVTDGIEIARKHRLPIQIELAIPQHHGTRVMKYFYAKAVNESGSVDPAQYTYAGPKPKSKEMGILMIADVVEATSKSLKEPSVDAFRQVVEKTIVELIQEGELTDTELTTSDLKIITDTFVQIYENMLKHRIEYPVINEDIETIS; this is encoded by the coding sequence ATGAAGGAGCAAAAACTACACAAGACAGAAGTACTGTTAAGTGAATCTTTCATGTACGATGGTGTGATAATCGCACTGCTTATTAGCGTTGCAAACAACATATATGATCTCAGTTTGCTTGATCTTGCTAATGAATTTATACTCATACTAATTATCTGGTACGGGATTATAGAACATTTCATACGCAATTCCAATGTTATAAACCTTGACGTACGTTACAGGCTCCTCTTCTATACGACGCTATTGGGTGGTGCAACACTCAATACTTTCGTCTATAAGTCGTACGGGATAAGTTATATCCCTATATTGATTGCACCAATGTTGATTACATTGTTGATCGATTATGAATTCGGTGCGAGTGCTGGCCTCATACTTTCACTTTCCACAGCGTTTCATCATCACGATTTCTTCATGTTTCTTCACTTCTTCCCTCAAGTTTTCATATCGAATTTGATGCTTAAGAATATTAAAAATCGAATCCAAGTAGTGAAAGCTGGGTTTGTAGCAGGTGTTGTTAGTTTAATCATGATTCTCTTCCAAGAACCTGTAAGGCATTTCTACTTCTCCCTGCAAGACTATTTAATATTGTTTCTCAACCCGCTATTCTCGTCTTTCGCGGTGCTTGGTTTATTGCCATACATTGAAGTCGCAACGCGTGTTTATTCAAATATAGGTCTTCTCGAGATAGCCACGATTAATCATCCTCTTCTGAAATCGCTTTCTCTGCACGCTCCAGGGACTTACCAACACAGTATGAGAGTTGCAGAATTCGCAGAACATGCAGCTGAAAGTATCGGTGCCAACGCGGTTCTCGTTAGAACATGCGCTATGTATCACGATATCGGGAAGATACGGAATCCTGAATACTTTGCGGAGAACTTGAAATCACTGGAGAACAATCCGCACAACACGTTGAAGCCGGAAGTAAGTAAAAGTATAATAATGAAACACGTTACGGATGGGATAGAAATTGCCCGTAAACATCGACTACCTATTCAGATCGAATTGGCTATACCACAGCACCACGGAACACGTGTAATGAAATACTTTTATGCAAAGGCTGTTAATGAAAGCGGTTCAGTCGACCCAGCACAATACACATACGCTGGTCCGAAACCAAAGAGCAAGGAAATGGGGATACTGATGATAGCTGACGTAGTGGAAGCTACTTCGAAAAGCCTGAAAGAACCGAGTGTGGATGCTTTTAGACAGGTAGTTGAAAAGACAATAGTGGAATTAATACAAGAAGGTGAATTAACAGATACAGAACTAACTACAAGCGATTTAAAAATCATAACGGATACTTTTGTGCAGATTTACGAAAATATGCTTAAACATAGAATCGAATACCCCGTGATTAATGAGGATATAGAAACGATAAGTTGA
- the ybeY gene encoding rRNA maturation RNase YbeY yields the protein MGAVLDFFDYPKDLEPFLNLIKSKLCSIIEAEIGEVRINFVFIDSEIMTTMNEEYRHKKGPTDVLTFVYAASESGDEFESIEEAEIESVEGPYAEGYICLDVVKSNAEEFGNTFEKELITVFVHSILHMAGYDHEYDSTNAEEMFRKQEEYLKEFQKIIN from the coding sequence ATGGGTGCAGTACTTGATTTTTTTGATTATCCTAAGGATTTGGAGCCTTTCTTGAATTTGATAAAATCCAAGCTGTGTTCAATTATAGAAGCAGAAATCGGGGAAGTTAGAATCAATTTTGTCTTCATAGACTCAGAAATCATGACAACAATGAACGAGGAGTACAGACATAAAAAAGGACCAACTGATGTTTTGACTTTCGTTTATGCAGCATCAGAATCCGGAGACGAATTCGAAAGCATTGAAGAAGCGGAGATAGAAAGTGTAGAAGGACCGTATGCTGAAGGATACATATGCCTCGACGTTGTGAAAAGCAACGCCGAAGAATTTGGTAATACTTTTGAAAAAGAATTAATCACAGTATTCGTCCATTCAATACTTCACATGGCAGGATATGATCATGAATACGATTCAACGAATGCCGAGGAAATGTTCAGAAAACAGGAAGAATACTTAAAAGAATTCCAGAAAATTATTAATTAA
- a CDS encoding MBL fold metallo-hydrolase: MVKKVTENVYVIEHEEAANNVIIIGKKGVVLVDTSLFPEKAKSIAKFVREFTMKNISLVFNTHYHPDHTFGNVVFDVPVVAHTLTREKMEMFDHTYFESLGIDYFEPKLPDVLFDDTFEHEDGLKILFIHGPGHTPDSSYIYIPSESVLITGDTVINKIHPEIVSDSNLAIWLRTLEKLPKAKYVIPGHGDIGDAESIKNMADYIGKVKKLISGELNPHEIENDPNFANREHAEMLEWSIKNLIS, translated from the coding sequence ATGGTTAAGAAAGTTACCGAGAACGTTTATGTCATTGAGCACGAAGAAGCTGCCAACAATGTTATAATCATCGGTAAAAAAGGTGTTGTGTTAGTCGACACCTCGCTGTTTCCTGAAAAAGCTAAAAGCATAGCAAAGTTCGTCAGGGAATTTACGATGAAAAATATATCGCTTGTGTTTAATACTCATTATCACCCAGACCACACTTTTGGAAATGTTGTTTTTGATGTTCCAGTGGTAGCGCATACGCTTACAAGAGAAAAGATGGAGATGTTTGATCACACCTATTTTGAATCTCTTGGAATAGACTATTTCGAACCGAAACTTCCCGATGTGCTATTCGATGATACTTTTGAGCACGAGGACGGCTTAAAAATTCTTTTCATTCACGGTCCTGGACATACTCCAGACTCTTCTTACATTTACATTCCGAGCGAATCTGTACTCATTACCGGTGACACCGTCATCAATAAAATACACCCGGAAATCGTCTCAGATAGTAATTTAGCAATCTGGTTGAGAACTTTGGAAAAACTTCCAAAAGCCAAATACGTTATACCAGGTCATGGAGATATTGGCGATGCTGAGTCTATCAAAAATATGGCTGATTATATTGGAAAAGTCAAAAAACTTATTTCAGGTGAACTGAACCCGCATGAAATAGAAAACGACCCGAATTTTGCGAACAGGGAACATGCTGAAATGCTCGAGTGGAGTATAAAGAATCTAATTAGTTGA